The genomic region CGAAGAGATCATGCGGCTGTTCCTTCGGCTCAACACCGAGCGCGGCATGACGATCGTCATCGTCACGCACGAACTCGACATCGCGAATTGGACGGCGCGCATCGTCACCTTCCTCGACGGCAAGGTCGTCGACGATCGTCCGAGCGCGCAAGTCGCCGCGGCGAGGGGACGCGCATGAACGCGGGCGGCCTCCTTCGCGTCGCGTGGCAGTCGCTCGTGCGCAATCCGTTCAGATCGCTGCTCACGATCCTCGGCATCATCATCGGCGTCGGGGCCGTCATCACGTCGATGGCGATCGGCGCGGGCGCGCAAGCCGCGGTGCAGGCGCAGCTCGCGCGCCTCGGCAGCAATCTCATCGTCGTCATCCCGGGAAGCATTATCACCGGCGGCGTGCAGCTCGGCGCGGGCGCGCGACAATCGCTCAAGATCGCTGACGCGCAAGCGATCCAACAAGACGTTCCCGACGTCGCATACGTCGCGCCGCAATCAGGGACCAACGCGCAGGCTGTCGCCGGCGGCAACAACTGGGCGACATCGATCACGGGCACGACGCCAGACTGGCTGCAAGTCGAGAGCTACACGATGGCGTCGGGCCGGTTCATCACGCAAGCCGACGAGACGAGCGGAGCGAAGACCGCAGTGCTCGGGGCGACCGTCGCGCAGAACTTGTTTCCGTCGATCGATCCGGTCGGGAAGACCGTCATCGTGAAGAACGTGCCGTTCTTGATCGTCGGCGTGCTCGCGGCCAAGGGGCAAAGCGGATTCGGCCGCGACCAGGACGACCAGATCGTCGTGCCGCTCAGCGCGATGCAGCTCCGCCTCAACGGTCAGAACTGGCTCGGCGTCATCCTTATATCAGCCGACTCGCCGG from Candidatus Eremiobacteraceae bacterium harbors:
- a CDS encoding ABC transporter permease yields the protein MNAGGLLRVAWQSLVRNPFRSLLTILGIIIGVGAVITSMAIGAGAQAAVQAQLARLGSNLIVVIPGSIITGGVQLGAGARQSLKIADAQAIQQDVPDVAYVAPQSGTNAQAVAGGNNWATSITGTTPDWLQVESYTMASGRFITQADETSGAKTAVLGATVAQNLFPSIDPVGKTVIVKNVPFLIVGVLAAKGQSGFGRDQDDQIVVPLSAMQLRLNGQNWLGVILISADSPDAVDSVVSSTEALLRLRHGLTPRQPDDFSVRNIANVQQAASATSQVQSRLLAGIAAVSLIVGGIGIMNIMLVSVTERTREIGIRMAVGARERDILLQFLVEAVLLSCVGGAIGVAVGIGAAYATAQGAGWTVLIVPASVFLSFGFAAAVGIVFGFYPARRASQLNPIEALRHE